The following coding sequences are from one Candidatus Binataceae bacterium window:
- a CDS encoding glycosyltransferase family 39 protein: MLSRPLTAMLGGMDDARSGAARSDLASQDVATSAEPPARAPHGVAWLVGIAEPPLAVVVLLALGAILFLLNLGGYPLYTKGEPREAVIISNMVRGGGVILPLRAGVEIPSKPPLMHWMGALFSLLAGGISEWTVRMPSALLAIAGMLACFFYVRRLFDSRVAMLAALILGTTVQYLQAGDGARVDMTLAFFMEVAFFEFIMLAEGLTERRMLLYAALALAVLAKGPVGVVLPGLVALVWMAATGRWEVIGRMRLVRGAALVAIVAGGWYVAATMVGGMAFVHKQILAENLFRFLHTGGVREGHAHPFYYIEGALLAGFMPWTPLLLVLLVQATRSPRPIDQRLTYLLVWFAVVLAFYNLPASKRGIYLLPLYPALATLLAVYLEEVARAPEFSAIWVRRLRQIAAVSFIVAGGCALAGLALVAFSPHDLGAILKPFGITDYDFVPQLELAAAAHPFLAMGLGVALIIVGLYAARDEDSIERLCIAMVGAVACLASIANLYVEPALANALTLKPFTQEAMRIVGHHSVGYMGALNYDVAFYSERNMPVVSVWRGARPDFLIAWREDFMRLPESMRAQFRALLLSHPTELDGSGGMVLLRCAPAGPGAPAPPPATAPPGKREPPQFSV, from the coding sequence ATGCTTTCCCGCCCGCTTACCGCTATGCTGGGCGGGATGGACGACGCACGCTCCGGCGCGGCCCGCTCCGACCTCGCCTCCCAGGATGTAGCGACGTCCGCTGAGCCGCCCGCGCGAGCTCCGCATGGCGTCGCATGGCTGGTCGGGATCGCCGAGCCGCCGCTCGCCGTGGTCGTCTTGCTGGCGCTCGGCGCGATCCTCTTCCTCCTCAATCTCGGCGGCTACCCGCTATACACCAAGGGCGAGCCGCGCGAGGCCGTAATCATCTCGAATATGGTGCGCGGCGGCGGCGTGATCCTGCCGCTGCGCGCGGGCGTCGAAATCCCCTCTAAGCCGCCGCTGATGCATTGGATGGGGGCGCTGTTCTCGCTGCTCGCGGGCGGAATCAGCGAATGGACGGTGCGGATGCCCTCGGCGTTGCTGGCGATCGCCGGGATGCTCGCCTGCTTCTTCTACGTCCGCCGGCTCTTTGACAGCCGTGTCGCAATGCTCGCGGCGTTAATCCTCGGCACCACCGTGCAGTATCTCCAGGCCGGCGACGGCGCGCGCGTCGATATGACGCTCGCGTTCTTCATGGAGGTCGCCTTCTTCGAGTTCATCATGCTCGCCGAGGGCCTCACGGAGCGGCGGATGCTGCTCTATGCCGCGCTGGCGCTGGCCGTGCTGGCGAAGGGGCCCGTGGGCGTCGTCCTGCCGGGGCTGGTCGCGCTGGTATGGATGGCGGCGACGGGGCGATGGGAGGTGATCGGGCGGATGCGGCTGGTGCGGGGCGCGGCGCTGGTCGCCATCGTCGCCGGCGGATGGTACGTCGCGGCGACGATGGTGGGCGGGATGGCGTTCGTGCACAAGCAGATCCTGGCCGAGAACCTCTTTCGCTTCCTCCATACCGGCGGCGTCCGCGAGGGCCACGCCCATCCCTTCTATTACATCGAGGGCGCGCTGCTAGCGGGCTTCATGCCCTGGACCCCGCTGTTGCTGGTGCTGCTGGTGCAGGCCACGCGCAGTCCAAGGCCGATCGACCAGCGCCTGACCTACCTTCTGGTGTGGTTCGCGGTGGTCCTGGCTTTCTACAATTTGCCCGCGAGCAAGCGCGGCATCTACCTGCTCCCGCTCTATCCCGCGCTCGCCACGCTGCTCGCCGTGTACCTCGAAGAGGTCGCCCGCGCGCCCGAATTTTCCGCGATTTGGGTCCGCCGGCTGCGCCAGATCGCGGCCGTGTCGTTCATCGTCGCCGGCGGCTGCGCGCTCGCAGGCCTGGCGTTGGTGGCCTTTTCACCGCACGACCTCGGCGCGATCCTCAAGCCGTTCGGCATCACCGACTACGACTTTGTACCTCAGCTCGAGCTCGCTGCCGCCGCACATCCCTTTCTAGCGATGGGCCTTGGCGTGGCGCTGATCATCGTCGGGCTCTACGCCGCGCGCGACGAGGACAGCATCGAGCGGCTGTGCATCGCGATGGTCGGCGCAGTTGCCTGCCTTGCGTCGATTGCCAACCTGTACGTCGAACCGGCGCTGGCCAACGCGCTCACGCTCAAGCCGTTCACGCAAGAGGCGATGCGCATCGTTGGCCATCACAGCGTCGGCTACATGGGCGCGCTCAACTACGACGTCGCGTTTTACAGCGAGCGCAACATGCCGGTGGTTTCGGTCTGGCGCGGCGCGCGTCCGGACTTCCTGATTGCCTGGCGCGAGGACTTCATGCGCCTGCCGGAGTCGATGCGCGCGCAGTTCCGCGCGCTGCTCCTGAGCCACCCCACCGAGCTCGACGGTTCGGGCGGGATGGTGCTGCTGCGATGCGCGCCGGCAGGCCCGGGCGCGCCCGCGCCGCCGCCCGCCACCGCTCCGCCGGGCAAGCGGGAACCTCCGCAATTCAGCGTGTGA
- a CDS encoding CDGSH iron-sulfur domain-containing protein, giving the protein MARLVEHERNAPYEIPEGTELPVWICGCGLSKNKPFCDGSHKRTRDEEGSALYAYDDKGRIKIEKQY; this is encoded by the coding sequence ATGGCCAGACTGGTCGAACACGAACGCAACGCTCCCTACGAGATCCCCGAGGGCACCGAGCTGCCGGTATGGATCTGCGGCTGCGGGCTCTCCAAGAACAAGCCCTTCTGCGACGGTTCGCACAAGCGCACCCGCGACGAGGAGGGCTCGGCGCTATACGCCTACGACGACAAGGGGCGGATCAAGATCGAAAAGCAGTACTGA
- a CDS encoding DMT family transporter has translation MAALTTVIAAVQPVLMRYGAVRLDPLLYAAGCTTVAAMCVLPMLYLRGELGALVDRRYRMRLLGLSTSGTVVTTLTLVFGLGRIDAIPGTLLLQSEPVYSLLLATLFAGERPSVRQIAATVIVLCGIGSVLGAGGAYSPAWAAMLVVATPLFWQTAHVLSLAVMPPLSPLCITGARYGYAAGVLLLILAALHPAAVAELREPTVLATIVATGAIVYFLGSLTWYAAISRLSLTWTTALVIPGVPLLSTLFAIVFLGERATERELAGIFVSIVGILMLVLGADGVRRLAAAEKAEALHHPIA, from the coding sequence ATGGCGGCGCTGACAACCGTCATCGCTGCCGTGCAGCCGGTCCTGATGCGCTACGGGGCGGTGCGGCTCGATCCCTTGTTGTACGCAGCCGGATGCACGACGGTCGCCGCGATGTGCGTCCTGCCGATGCTCTATCTGCGCGGCGAGCTCGGCGCGTTGGTCGATCGGCGCTACCGGATGCGCCTGCTGGGGCTGTCGACCTCGGGGACGGTCGTTACGACGCTGACGCTGGTCTTCGGGCTCGGCCGAATTGACGCGATTCCTGGCACGCTGCTGCTACAGAGCGAGCCGGTCTATTCGCTGCTGCTCGCGACCCTGTTCGCCGGCGAGCGCCCTTCCGTCCGCCAGATCGCCGCCACTGTTATCGTGCTGTGCGGGATCGGTTCGGTGCTCGGCGCCGGCGGTGCCTACTCGCCCGCGTGGGCCGCGATGCTGGTGGTGGCGACGCCGCTGTTCTGGCAGACCGCGCATGTCCTGTCACTGGCGGTGATGCCGCCGCTGTCGCCCCTGTGTATCACCGGCGCTCGCTACGGTTACGCGGCGGGCGTGCTCTTGTTGATACTGGCTGCGCTCCATCCTGCTGCGGTCGCCGAGCTGCGCGAGCCGACGGTGCTGGCGACGATCGTCGCAACCGGCGCGATCGTTTACTTCCTCGGCTCGCTGACCTGGTACGCCGCGATAAGCCGCTTGTCGCTGACTTGGACTACCGCCCTGGTCATCCCTGGCGTGCCGCTGCTCTCGACCCTGTTCGCGATCGTCTTTCTGGGCGAGCGAGCGACCGAGCGCGAGCTCGCCGGCATCTTCGTCTCGATCGTGGGCATCCTGATGCTCGTGCTGGGCGCCGACGGCGTGCGCCGCCTTGCCGCCGCGGAGAAGGCCGAAGCGCTGCACCATCCGATCGCCTGA
- a CDS encoding undecaprenyl-diphosphate phosphatase — protein MISNAHAIILGAIQGLAEFLPISSSAHLVLLPWLMRWDDPGLAFDVALHLGTLVALLIYYRREWFAMAESMIGGNLAERRLLMLLIVASVPGAIIGLAFEKQAETIFRSPVLIAVAMSVLAVLLWLFDKVMPQKRTMGEMSFWDAVAIGLSQALAIVPGVSRSGATITMARLIRIERQDSANFSFLMATPIIAGAGLVEARKLVREGLNWSLGLGFISAAIFGLFAIDFLVRYVRTRNYVPFAIYRLILAALVVAVFVGRR, from the coding sequence ATGATTTCTAATGCTCATGCAATAATCCTGGGCGCGATCCAAGGGCTGGCCGAGTTCCTCCCCATCTCCAGCTCCGCCCATCTCGTTCTGTTGCCTTGGCTGATGCGATGGGACGATCCGGGACTGGCCTTCGACGTGGCGCTCCATCTCGGGACGCTGGTCGCGCTGTTAATCTACTACCGGCGGGAGTGGTTCGCGATGGCCGAGTCGATGATTGGCGGCAACCTTGCCGAGCGGCGCCTCCTGATGCTCCTCATCGTCGCCTCGGTCCCGGGGGCGATCATCGGCCTTGCTTTCGAAAAGCAGGCCGAGACGATTTTCCGCTCTCCCGTGCTGATCGCGGTCGCGATGTCCGTGCTTGCGGTGCTCCTTTGGCTGTTCGACAAAGTTATGCCCCAGAAGCGAACGATGGGCGAAATGAGTTTCTGGGACGCGGTCGCGATCGGGCTCAGCCAGGCGCTCGCTATTGTGCCCGGCGTGTCGCGCTCGGGAGCGACGATCACGATGGCGCGGCTGATCCGGATCGAGCGGCAGGACTCGGCCAACTTCTCTTTCCTGATGGCGACGCCGATTATCGCCGGCGCAGGGCTGGTCGAGGCGCGCAAGCTGGTCCGCGAGGGGCTGAACTGGTCGCTCGGCCTGGGCTTCATCTCGGCCGCGATCTTCGGCCTCTTCGCGATCGATTTCCTCGTGCGTTACGTGCGCACGCGCAACTACGTTCCCTTCGCGATCTATCGGCTGATCCTGGCCGCGCTCGTTGTCGCAGTCTTCGTAGGCCGCCGCTGA
- the glyA gene encoding serine hydroxymethyltransferase, with the protein MDALRQTDPEIYELIRAEERYELESVRLIPSENYVSRAVLEATGSILTNKYSEGYPGKRYYEGQRYIDRIETIVAERARALFGAEHANVQPYSGSPANLAVYFALLKPGDTLMGLALPHGGHLTHGWNVSATGTFWRPVHYVVDRETQRIDYDAVRDLAKKERPKLIVCGATAYPRQFDFKTFGEIAREVGAYLLADISHIAGLIVAGAHPDAVPHADVVSTTTHKTLRGPRGAMILCRDAVAEKIDKAVFPGLQGGPHNHTTAAIGVALREAATPAFKEYGHQIVRNARAMAEELLARGFNLVSGGTDNHLILIDLTNKSVIGKKAAQALDRAGIVCNYNTVPYDPRKPFSPSGVRLGTPAVTSRGMKEGEMQQIARWIDDAVAHVDDEAALARIKGEVVEMCRAFPAPGIAVG; encoded by the coding sequence ATGGACGCGCTGCGGCAGACCGATCCCGAAATTTACGAATTGATCCGCGCCGAGGAGCGCTACGAGCTCGAATCGGTGCGGCTCATCCCCTCGGAGAACTACGTCTCGCGCGCGGTGCTCGAGGCGACCGGCTCGATCCTGACCAACAAGTATTCCGAAGGCTATCCCGGCAAGCGCTACTACGAGGGCCAGCGCTACATCGACCGGATCGAGACGATCGTCGCCGAGCGCGCCCGCGCCCTGTTCGGCGCCGAGCACGCCAACGTGCAGCCGTACTCGGGCTCGCCCGCCAATCTGGCCGTGTACTTCGCGCTGCTCAAGCCGGGCGACACGTTGATGGGACTCGCGCTGCCGCACGGCGGCCATCTGACCCACGGATGGAACGTCAGCGCCACCGGCACCTTCTGGCGTCCGGTGCATTATGTTGTCGATCGCGAGACCCAGCGTATCGACTACGACGCCGTGCGCGACCTGGCGAAGAAGGAGCGCCCGAAGCTGATCGTATGCGGCGCCACGGCCTACCCGCGCCAGTTTGACTTCAAAACCTTCGGCGAGATCGCGCGCGAGGTCGGCGCCTATCTGCTCGCCGACATCTCGCATATCGCGGGGCTGATCGTGGCCGGCGCGCATCCCGACGCCGTCCCCCACGCCGACGTCGTCAGCACAACGACGCACAAGACGCTGCGCGGCCCGCGCGGCGCGATGATCCTCTGCCGCGACGCGGTCGCCGAAAAGATCGACAAGGCGGTCTTCCCCGGCTTGCAGGGCGGCCCGCACAACCATACGACCGCCGCGATCGGAGTCGCGCTCAGGGAGGCGGCCACCCCGGCCTTCAAGGAGTACGGCCATCAGATCGTGCGCAACGCCCGGGCGATGGCGGAGGAGCTGCTCGCGCGCGGCTTCAATCTGGTCTCCGGCGGCACCGACAACCATCTCATCCTGATCGACCTGACCAACAAGAGCGTGATCGGCAAGAAGGCGGCCCAAGCGCTCGACCGCGCGGGCATCGTGTGCAACTACAACACGGTGCCCTACGATCCGCGCAAGCCGTTCAGTCCCAGCGGCGTGCGCTTGGGCACGCCGGCCGTGACCTCGCGCGGGATGAAGGAGGGCGAGATGCAGCAGATCGCGCGCTGGATCGACGACGCCGTCGCTCACGTCGATGACGAAGCGGCACTGGCGCGGATCAAGGGCGAGGTGGTCGAGATGTGCCGCGCCTTTCCCGCCCCCGGCATCGCGGTAGGGTGA
- a CDS encoding TIGR03617 family F420-dependent LLM class oxidoreductase, protein MAQIKIERMLNLGAPYTPEMGAGGTPEPTWSTLREQVREADALGYDAVVAVETQHDPFLALAVAAQEPSKVELGTAIALAFTKSPVATAYIAWDLQRMSGGRLVLGLGSQVKGHITRRFGMPFSKPAQRMKDYVGAMRACWNTWQTGAPFEFRSEHYNLSLMTPNFSPPPLKHPHIPVLIAAVQERMLQVAGEVCDGVRLHGIVTRRYIDEIAFPNLRKGFAKSGRPAGEWDNFQISGGGFLCTAPDQDSLARAVRKMKETIAFYGSTRSYRSSFELDGWADTAEQLHRLSVQQRWREMPALVSEEMVHAFAAVGTYRDIASVMKKRFAGINRLSFEIPIRNEHDRGLVREVIQELRRP, encoded by the coding sequence GTGGCCCAGATCAAAATCGAGCGCATGTTGAACCTTGGCGCGCCGTACACGCCCGAGATGGGCGCCGGGGGCACGCCTGAACCGACCTGGAGCACGCTGCGCGAGCAGGTGCGCGAAGCCGATGCGCTCGGCTACGATGCCGTCGTCGCGGTCGAAACCCAGCACGACCCGTTCCTCGCGCTCGCGGTTGCGGCGCAGGAGCCGTCGAAGGTCGAGCTCGGCACCGCAATCGCGCTCGCCTTCACCAAGAGCCCGGTGGCAACCGCCTATATTGCGTGGGACCTCCAGCGGATGAGCGGGGGACGGCTGGTCCTCGGGCTGGGCTCGCAGGTCAAAGGGCATATCACGCGGCGCTTCGGGATGCCGTTTAGCAAGCCGGCGCAGCGGATGAAGGACTACGTCGGCGCGATGCGCGCGTGCTGGAACACCTGGCAGACCGGTGCGCCGTTCGAGTTCCGCAGCGAGCATTACAATCTGTCGCTGATGACCCCCAACTTCTCGCCGCCCCCGCTCAAGCATCCGCATATCCCGGTCCTGATCGCGGCGGTGCAGGAGCGGATGCTGCAAGTGGCGGGCGAGGTGTGCGACGGCGTACGCCTGCATGGAATCGTCACGCGGCGCTATATCGACGAGATCGCCTTTCCCAACCTGCGCAAGGGATTTGCGAAATCGGGACGGCCCGCGGGCGAATGGGACAATTTCCAGATCTCGGGCGGCGGGTTTCTCTGCACCGCGCCCGACCAGGATTCGCTCGCGCGCGCGGTGCGGAAGATGAAAGAGACAATCGCGTTCTACGGCTCGACGCGTTCGTACCGCTCAAGCTTCGAGCTCGACGGATGGGCCGACACCGCCGAGCAGCTCCATCGCTTGTCCGTCCAACAGCGCTGGCGCGAGATGCCCGCGCTGGTGAGCGAGGAAATGGTGCACGCGTTCGCCGCCGTCGGCACCTATCGCGATATCGCCTCTGTGATGAAGAAGCGCTTTGCGGGAATCAACCGGCTCAGCTTCGAGATCCCCATCCGCAACGAGCACGATCGCGGCCTGGTGCGCGAGGTGATCCAGGAACTGCGCCGCCCGTAG
- a CDS encoding VOC family protein, with the protein MRHKGFSHIGVSTLDLDRTREFYEGVLGFKAVRCDIINIKEGGHIRHIFFDTGRDQLIAFMEARGVPGIPAEYDAGINRGLGVPSAFYHFAFEVGTEAALREKRAELAAKGVQVTDVVDHEWAKSIYFKDPNGMQLEYCTYTREFNEDDARMQPRFEISVRDLGLADGLEIKPVRA; encoded by the coding sequence ATGAGACACAAAGGCTTTTCGCACATCGGAGTCTCCACGCTCGACCTCGACCGCACGCGGGAGTTTTACGAAGGCGTGCTGGGCTTCAAGGCCGTGCGTTGCGACATCATCAACATTAAGGAAGGCGGCCACATTCGTCACATCTTCTTCGACACCGGCCGCGACCAGCTAATCGCCTTCATGGAGGCGCGCGGGGTGCCGGGGATTCCGGCCGAGTACGACGCGGGAATAAATCGCGGCCTCGGCGTGCCGAGCGCCTTCTATCATTTCGCCTTCGAGGTCGGCACCGAGGCGGCGCTGCGCGAGAAGCGCGCGGAACTCGCGGCCAAGGGCGTGCAGGTGACCGATGTGGTCGATCACGAATGGGCCAAATCGATTTACTTCAAGGACCCTAACGGGATGCAGCTCGAGTACTGCACCTACACCCGCGAGTTCAACGAGGACGACGCCCGGATGCAGCCGCGCTTCGAGATCTCGGTGCGCGACCTCGGCCTGGCAGACGGCCTCGAGATCAAGCCCGTCCGCGCCTAG
- a CDS encoding Mrp/NBP35 family ATP-binding protein — protein MAREISIEAMLDALRGVNYPGYATDVVSLGIIEGIQPLESGGGFAVIVRQPSEREEVMRELASAIHQALTHQLGVGRIELRVRRLEAELGEKTGRVRLDGTRYVVAVLSGKGGVGKSTVAANLALALRRLGMTVGLLDADIYGPSVPMMFGVGDERPRAAGGQHFYPVERYGVKLISIGFFLTEKSPVIWRGPMVMGAIRQFLKDTLWGTQDFLIVDLPPGTGDAQLTLAQLVALDGAVLVTTPQDVALADATRAARMMRQLHCPILGVVENMSYFVCPDCGERDPLFGEGGGAKLAAAEGTEVLAQIPIQPEVRAAGDAGMPIVMSHPEHPASLAVMELARRVLAAMPKD, from the coding sequence GTGGCTAGAGAAATAAGCATCGAGGCGATGCTCGACGCGCTGCGCGGGGTCAACTATCCGGGCTACGCGACCGACGTCGTCTCGCTGGGAATCATCGAGGGTATCCAGCCGCTGGAGAGCGGCGGCGGCTTCGCCGTGATCGTGCGCCAGCCCAGCGAGCGCGAGGAGGTGATGCGCGAGCTGGCGAGTGCGATCCATCAGGCGCTGACGCACCAGCTGGGCGTGGGCCGGATCGAGCTGCGCGTGCGCCGGCTCGAAGCCGAGCTGGGCGAGAAGACCGGGCGGGTGCGCTTAGACGGCACGCGCTACGTGGTCGCCGTGCTCAGCGGCAAGGGCGGCGTCGGCAAATCGACGGTGGCGGCCAACCTCGCGCTGGCGCTGCGGCGGCTGGGGATGACGGTCGGCCTGCTCGACGCCGACATCTACGGGCCGTCGGTGCCGATGATGTTCGGGGTCGGCGACGAGCGTCCGCGCGCGGCGGGCGGGCAGCATTTCTATCCCGTCGAGCGCTACGGGGTGAAACTCATCTCGATCGGGTTTTTCCTGACCGAAAAGTCGCCGGTCATCTGGCGCGGGCCGATGGTGATGGGCGCGATTCGCCAGTTTCTCAAGGACACGCTGTGGGGTACCCAGGATTTTCTGATCGTCGATCTGCCGCCGGGCACCGGCGACGCCCAGCTCACGCTCGCGCAGCTCGTCGCGCTCGACGGCGCGGTGCTGGTCACCACGCCGCAGGACGTGGCGCTGGCCGACGCCACACGGGCGGCCCGGATGATGCGTCAGCTACATTGTCCGATCCTCGGCGTGGTCGAAAACATGAGCTACTTCGTCTGCCCCGATTGCGGAGAGCGCGACCCGCTGTTCGGCGAGGGCGGGGGAGCGAAGCTGGCCGCCGCCGAGGGCACCGAGGTGCTTGCCCAAATTCCGATCCAGCCCGAAGTGCGCGCGGCGGGCGATGCGGGGATGCCGATCGTCATGAGCCACCCAGAGCATCCGGCAAGCCTCGCCGTCATGGAGCTGGCGCGCCGCGTGCTCGCGGCAATGCCCAAGGACTAG
- a CDS encoding 4Fe-4S dicluster domain-containing protein: MSTLITEECINCGACARECPNTAIYEGGQPWELDGVEHPPLREDIFYIVPDKCTECVGFHDREQCAVVCPVDCCVPDPDIPEEEAVLIERARRLHPELVFVEPFPSRFGKG; encoded by the coding sequence GTGTCAACGCTGATCACCGAGGAGTGCATCAACTGCGGCGCCTGCGCCCGCGAATGTCCCAACACCGCAATCTATGAGGGCGGCCAGCCGTGGGAGCTCGACGGTGTCGAGCATCCGCCCCTGCGCGAGGACATCTTTTACATCGTGCCCGACAAGTGCACGGAGTGCGTCGGCTTTCACGATCGCGAGCAGTGCGCGGTGGTGTGTCCGGTCGACTGTTGTGTCCCGGATCCCGACATCCCCGAGGAAGAAGCAGTGCTTATCGAGCGCGCGCGCCGGCTCCACCCGGAGCTGGTGTTTGTCGAGCCGTTTCCGTCGCGCTTCGGAAAGGGCTGA
- a CDS encoding inositol-3-phosphate synthase yields the protein MAKIRVAIVGVGNCASSLLQGIEFYRHAQEEARCNPVGLMHYDLGGYKPGDIEVACAFDIDARKVGRPLEDACFAPPNNTVTIWRDLPKYGVSVEMGEIHDGIAEHMAQYPPEMSFVPAKQPPVDIERRLRESGAEVMLCYLPVGSQRAVERYARACLATGVSLLNCMPVFIVSDDRWAAEFAERKIPVIGDDVKSQLGSTILHRAIMKLFADRGIKVRHTYQLNTGGNTDFLNMLDRSRLGSKRKSKTEAVQSVLPERMPDTDVHIGPSDFVAWQRDNKICFLRIEGEGFAGIPIELELRMSVQDSPNSGGVVIDGIRCLKLARDRKVGGPLYSIAAYTMKHPPRQMPDDIARERVEKFISGEIER from the coding sequence ATGGCGAAGATTCGTGTAGCAATCGTCGGGGTAGGCAACTGCGCATCCTCCCTCCTCCAGGGAATCGAGTTCTACCGGCACGCCCAGGAAGAGGCCCGCTGTAATCCGGTGGGCCTGATGCACTACGACCTCGGCGGCTATAAGCCGGGCGACATCGAGGTCGCCTGCGCCTTCGACATCGACGCGCGCAAGGTCGGCCGCCCGCTCGAGGACGCCTGCTTCGCGCCGCCCAACAACACCGTCACCATCTGGCGCGATCTGCCCAAGTACGGCGTCAGCGTCGAGATGGGCGAGATTCACGACGGCATCGCCGAACACATGGCGCAGTACCCGCCCGAGATGAGCTTTGTGCCGGCAAAACAGCCGCCGGTGGATATCGAGCGCCGCCTGCGCGAGAGCGGGGCGGAAGTGATGCTGTGCTACCTGCCGGTGGGCAGCCAGCGCGCGGTCGAGCGCTACGCGCGCGCCTGCCTGGCCACCGGGGTCAGCCTGCTCAACTGCATGCCGGTCTTCATTGTGTCCGACGACCGGTGGGCGGCCGAGTTCGCCGAGCGCAAGATCCCGGTGATCGGCGACGACGTCAAATCGCAGCTCGGCTCGACCATCCTCCATCGCGCGATCATGAAACTGTTCGCCGACCGCGGGATCAAGGTGCGCCACACCTACCAGCTCAACACCGGCGGCAACACCGACTTCCTCAACATGCTCGACCGCTCGCGCCTGGGCTCCAAGCGCAAGTCCAAGACCGAAGCCGTGCAGAGCGTGCTGCCCGAGCGAATGCCCGACACCGACGTCCATATCGGCCCTTCCGACTTCGTCGCCTGGCAGCGCGACAACAAGATCTGCTTCCTGCGCATCGAGGGCGAGGGCTTTGCGGGAATCCCGATCGAGCTCGAGCTCAGGATGTCGGTGCAGGATTCGCCCAACTCGGGTGGTGTTGTGATTGACGGCATCCGCTGCCTCAAGCTGGCGCGCGACCGCAAGGTTGGCGGGCCGCTGTACTCGATCGCCGCCTACACGATGAAACATCCGCCGCGCCAGATGCCCGACGACATCGCGCGCGAGCGGGTCGAGAAGTTCATCAGCGGCGAAATCGAGCGCTAG
- a CDS encoding class I SAM-dependent methyltransferase translates to MSDSASIIARLFDAGAASYDAVRRKLVPCFDAFYASALDIIGEWAAGAASPPALLDLGAGTGLFSAMVAERLAGAKLHLVDAAEAMLAEARQRFASTPHNVSFAVRDYAEGSLGGPWDIVISALSIHHLADDAKRRLFARVFDALQPGGLFVNADQVLGPTPVAEARYRRLWDKAVLASGVDRREYERAVERMRYDRCAPLDAQLDWMRAAGFREVDCAFKHWRFAVYFGFRPEARRA, encoded by the coding sequence ATGAGCGACTCCGCCAGCATCATCGCGCGGCTCTTCGACGCTGGCGCCGCCAGTTACGACGCGGTCCGGCGCAAGCTGGTCCCGTGCTTCGATGCGTTCTACGCGAGTGCCCTGGATATTATCGGCGAATGGGCGGCCGGGGCGGCGAGTCCGCCGGCCCTGCTCGACCTCGGCGCGGGCACAGGGTTGTTCTCCGCGATGGTGGCGGAGCGGCTGGCCGGCGCGAAACTCCATCTGGTCGACGCCGCGGAGGCGATGCTGGCCGAGGCGCGCCAGAGATTCGCGTCCACGCCCCACAACGTGAGCTTCGCGGTCCGCGACTATGCCGAGGGCAGTCTCGGCGGCCCGTGGGACATCGTCATCTCTGCGTTGTCGATTCATCATCTGGCCGACGACGCCAAGCGCAGGCTGTTCGCGCGCGTCTTCGACGCTCTGCAGCCGGGGGGCCTGTTCGTCAACGCCGACCAGGTGCTCGGCCCGACGCCCGTGGCCGAGGCGCGCTACCGCCGGCTGTGGGACAAGGCGGTTCTGGCCTCCGGCGTTGACCGGCGCGAGTACGAGCGCGCGGTCGAGCGAATGCGCTACGACCGATGCGCGCCGCTCGACGCCCAGCTCGACTGGATGCGTGCGGCCGGCTTCAGGGAGGTCGATTGCGCCTTCAAGCACTGGCGCTTCGCCGTCTATTTTGGCTTCCGGCCCGAGGCCCGACGCGCCTGA